One part of the Hydra vulgaris chromosome 01, alternate assembly HydraT2T_AEP genome encodes these proteins:
- the LOC136073981 gene encoding zinc finger MYM-type protein 1-like — protein MSNRTYQSGAAKRKKAAKAKEDISKYLPLTSFLLVQKSKPVVSEDVFLCPTSNFVSIDSALLPNETLEIQQELEPEQEPEPEQEPEPEQESEPAQEPESNQIKTYPNATTKTTQETDPALWHQLSQEAQSFWISNGPSMCQNNDGSFKNSERLSCGQKRYLSKSCFRRELHNGEFVNREWLLYSPSTGSVFCFACTLFSSKHSNFSTTGFDDWKNALKCISGHENGSEHHKNMLTYSSRQRESGQLDSVLLKQLHNEQLYWQNVLKRIVAVVKFLSSRGLPFRGNNETIGSEQNGNYLGTLELLSQFDPFLHEHMKKHGNSGKGNTSYLSANICEEFICLMGNKVLIEIISELKKAKYYSISVDSTPDLSHVDQLTFTVRYVKDLAPVERFLQFVPIHGHGAEHLETVVLNFLEENEISISDCRGQSYDNASNMAGQYSGLQKRIKDKSESALFIPCAGHSLNLVGNSAAGCCLEAIIFFDFVQCLYNFFSASTHRWQVLLSFVGKGKKIVKQLSGTRWSARADAVTCLHDSYDEIKKALEFLIKDISQSKETQNDAQNLITKMNTFEIFF, from the coding sequence aTGTCTAATCGGACTTATCAAAGTGGCGCTGCAAAGAGGAAAAAAGCCGCTAAAGCAAAAGAAGACATTTCAAAATATCTTCCTTTGACATCATTTCTTTTGGTACAAAAGTCAAAGCCTGTTGTGTCCGAAGATGTATTTCTTTGTCCAACTTCAAATTTCGTAAGCATTGATAGTGCTTTGTTGCCAAATGAAACTCTAGAAATTCAACAGGAACTGGAACCAGAACAGGAGCCAGAACCAGAGCAGGAGCCAGAACCAGAGCAAGAGTCAGAACCAGCACAGGAGCCagaatcaaatcaaattaaaacttatccAAACGCAACAACAAAAACTACTCAAGAAACTGACCCAGCATTGTGGCATCAGTTATCCCAAGAAGCTCAATCATTTTGGATTTCTAATGGCCCGTCCATGTGCCAGAACAATGATGGGAGCTTCAAAAATTCGGAAAGGTTGAGTTGCGGACAAAAAAGGTACTTATCAAAATCTTGCTTTAGACGTGAACTACACAATGGCGAATTTGTCAATCGTGAATGGCTATTATACTCACCTTCAACAGGTTCTGTTTTTTGCTTTGCTTGTACCTTATTCTCCAGCAAACACTCTAATTTTTCCACAACTGGATTTGATGACTGGAAAAATGCCTTAAAATGTATATCTGGACACGAGAATGGTTCTGAACATCACAAAAATATGCTTACTTACTCCAGTCGGCAGAGAGAAAGTGGCCAGCTTGATTCTgtattattaaaacagttaCATAACGAACAATTGTACTGGCAAAATGTGCTGAAAAGAATTGTTGCAGTTGTAAAGTTCTTGTCATCAAGAGGATTGCCATTTCGTGGAAACAATGAAACCATTGGTTCAGAGCAAAATGGTAATTATTTAGGAACTCTTGAGTTACTTAGCCAGTTTGACCCATTCCTACATGAACACATGAAAAAACATGGAAATTCTGGAAAAGGTAATACTTCATACCTCTCCGCCAATATCTGTGAGGAGTTTATATGCCTAATGGGAAATAAAGTTTTGATCGAAAtaatttctgaattaaaaaaagcaaaatactaCTCAATCAGCGTTGACTCAACTCCAGACTTGTCACATGTAGATCAATTAACTTTTACAGTTCGATATGTTAAAGACTTGGCACCAGTTGAgcgttttttgcaatttgttcCCATTCACGGGCATGGAGCTGAACATTTAGAAACagtggttttgaattttttagaagaaaatgaAATTTCAATATCTGACTGTCGTGGGCAGTCATACGATAATGCATCAAATATGGCAGGACAGTACTCAGGCCTACAAAAGAGGATTAAAGACAAAAGTGAATCAGCATTGTTTATTCCTTGTGCTGGACATTCTTTAAATCTGGTTGGCAACAGTGCAGCTGGATGTTGTTTagaagcaattattttttttgactttgttCAATGCCTCTACAACTTTTTTTCTGCATCAACTCATCGTTGGCAAGTGCTTCTGTCTTTTGTTGGCAAAggcaaaaaaattgtcaaacaGCTTTCTGGAACTCGATGGTCAGCACGTGCAGATGCTGTGACTTGTCTGCATGACAGTTATGATGAGATTAAAAAAGCACTTGAATTTTTGATCAAGGACATAAGTCAGTCAAAAGAAACTCAAAATGATGCTCAAAATCTCATCACGAAAATGAACacttttgagatttttttttga